A single region of the Mustela lutreola isolate mMusLut2 chromosome 2, mMusLut2.pri, whole genome shotgun sequence genome encodes:
- the LOC131825698 gene encoding keratin-associated protein 21-1 yields the protein MCCNYGNSCGYGCGCGYGCGYGSGCGCGYGSRCGYGYGSGCGCGYGSRCGYGYGSGCGCGYGSGWGCGKVSCCGCGYGSGSGCCGYRPLCYRRCYSSCC from the coding sequence ATGTGTTGTAACTACGGGAACTCCTGTGGCTATGGCTGCGGATGCGGCTATGGCTGTGGCTATGGCTCgggctgtggctgtggctatGGCTCCCGTTGTGGCTACGGCTATGGCTCAGGCTGTGGCTGTGGTTATGGCTCCCGTTGCGGCTACGGCTATGGCtcaggctgtggctgtggctatGGCTCAGGATGGGGCTGTGGAAAAGTCTCCTGCTGTGGCTGTGGAtatggctctggctctggctgctGTGGCTACCGGCCACTTTGCTACCGAAGATGTTATTCTTCTTGCTGCTAG
- the LOC131825697 gene encoding keratin-associated protein 6-2-like — MCCNYGNFCGYGCGCSYGSGYGCGYGSGYGCGYGSRCGYGYGSGCGCGYGSGYGCGYGSGYGCGYGSRYGCGYGSGCGYGYGSCCGSGYGSGWGCGKGSCCGCGYGSGSGCCGYRPLCYRRCYSSCC; from the coding sequence ATGTGTTGTAACTACGGGAACTTCTGTGGCTATGGCTGCGGATGCAGCTATGGCTCAGGCTATGGCTGTGGTTATGGCTCAGGCTATGGCTGTGGCTATGGCTCCCGTTGTGGCTATGGCTATGGCtcaggctgtggctgtggctatGGCTCAGGCTATGGCTGTGGCTATGGCTCAGGCTATGGCTGTGGCTATGGCTCCCGTTATGGCTGTGGCTATGGCTCAGGATGTGGCTATGGCTATGGCTCATGCTGTGGCTCTGGCTATGGCTCAGGATGGGGCTGTGGAAAAGGCTCCTGCTGTGGCTGTGGAtatggctctggctctggctgctGTGGCTACCGGCCACTTTGCTACCGAAGATGTTATTCTTCTTGCTGCTAG